The genomic region AACCAGGACTATCCGTTCGAGCGGCTGGTCGAACTGCTCAACCCGGACCGCTCCACCGCCTACTCCCCGCTGTTCCAGGTGATGCTGGCCTGGCAGTTCGTGTGGCCGGGCATCGAGATGCCCGGCCTGCGGGTCACACCGGTCCCGACCGGTACCGGCACCGCCAAGTTCGATCTGTTCTTCAACATCGTTCCGCATGCGACCGGGGGCGCGCACGGGCGGTTGGAGTACGCGGCGGAGCTGTTCGACCACGCCACCGCCCAGGCCATCGCGAACCGCTTCGTACGCGTGCTGCGACAGGTGGTCGCGGATCCCGCAGTGCGCGTGGGTGGGGTGAGCGTGCTCACCGACGCCGAGCGGGACCTGCTGGTCGCGAGCGACGAGCCGGCCCGCGAGGGAGCCGCGTCGACGGTGCCGGAACTGCTGCGGGCCCAGGCGTTGCGGACACCGGACGCGACCGCGGTGGTGGCCGGCGACACCATGCTGACCTACCGCGAGCTGGACGTGCGTGCCAGCCGGCTGGCCTCGGTTCTGCGCGAGCGGGGGATCGGGCCGGACGTCCTGGTCGCCGTGGCGTTGCCGCGCTCGGCGGACCTGGTGGTGGCGCTGCTGGGCGTGCTGAGGGCCGGCGGGGCGTACCTGCCGATCGACCCCGCCTACCCGGCCGCGCGCATCGAGCTCCTGCTGACGGCGGGCGAGCCCGCGATGGTGCTGACGAGCGGCGCCGGGGCGGCGGACCTGCCGGCCCACGGCCTGCCGGAGCTGCGGCTGGACGAGCTGCGGCTGGACGAGCCGGGCTTCGCCGAGGCCGGCGCCGCGGCCCAGGGCCCGCACCCACAGCCGGAGAACCTGGCCTACGTGATGTTCACGTCGGGGTCAACCGGCACTCCCCGCGGCGTCGCCGTGACGCACGCCAGTGTGGTCAACGGGGTGCGGGAGCTGCGCCGGGCGGTGGGGGTCGGCCCCGGCTCACGCATGCTCGCCGCGACCTCGGTGAGCTTCGACGTCTCCGTGTTCGAGGTGTTCACCGCGCTCGCCGCGGGCGCGAGCATCGAGATCGTCCGCGACGTGCTCGAACTCGCCGAACGCGACAACTGGTCGGGCAGCACCGTCAGCGCGGTGCCGACGGTGTTCTCGGTCCTGCTGGAGCAGCTCGCCGCCGACGGTCGGCCAGCCCGCCGGCTCGACGTGCAGACCGTGGTGTTCGCCGGGGAACCGCTGTCGACCGACCTGGTCCGACGGCTGCAGGAGGTTCTGCCGCAGGCCCGGGTCGTCAACGCCTACGGGCAGACCGAGAGCTTCTACGCCACGACGTACACGCTCCCGGACCACCCGTCGCTGCTACCCGACCTGGCCGAGGGCGAGGCGACGCCGGTCGGGCGGGCGCTCGCCGGCATGCGCGCCTACGTCCTGGGCCCGGAACTGGCACCCGTGCCGCCCGGCGTGACGGGCGAGCTGTACGTCGGTGGTCTTCTCGCCCGCGGCTACCACCGCGCCGCCGCCGCGACCGCGGCGCGTTTCGTGCCCTGTCCCTTCGGCCCGGCCGGCGCCCGCATGTACCGCACCGGCGACCTGGCCCGGTGGGACCGCGAGGGCCAGCTGACGTACGCGGGGCGTGCCGACACCCAGACGAAGGTCAACGGCATCCGGATCGAGCCGACCGAGATCGAGGCCGTGCTCGCCCGGCATCCCGCGGTCGGCCGCGCGGCGGTGGCCGTACGCGAGGACGCCGCCGGCACCCGACGGCTCGTCGGCTACCTGACGCCGGTCGGCACCACCACCGGCGCGGACGCCGGCGCCGACGCTGGGAACGCGGCCGGCAACGGCGACCTGTGGGCCGGCGCGTCGGCGGCGGAGCTGCGGCGGTTCGTGGCCGAGCGCCTGCCGGACTACCTGGTCCCCGCGCTGTTCGTCGTGCTGGACCGGCTGCCGCTGACCGCGAACGGAAAGCTGGACCGGGCGGCGCTGCCGGAGCCGGAGTTCGCCGGCGCCGAGTACCGCGCGCCCCGCGGCGCGGCGGAACAGGTGCTGGCCCAGGTGTACGCCGAAGTGCTCGACACCGAGCGGATCGGCGTGGATGACGACTTCTTCGCCAGCGGCGGGGACAGCATCCGCTCCATCCAGGTGGTCGCCCGGGCGCGGGCCCGCGGCGTCGAGATCACCACCCGGGAGATCTTCGACAACCGCACGGTCGCCCGGCTTGCGGAGCTGGTCGAGGGACGGGCGGAGCAGGAGCGTCCGACGCTCGCGGAGCTGCCGGGCGGCGGCATCGGGTGGGCGCCGCTGCAGCCGACCGCCGCGCACGTCCTCGCCCTCGGCAGCAGCATCAGCCGGTTCTGCATGTCCGGCCTGGTGCGGATGCCCGCGGGCGTGAACCGCGCGAGTCTGGTCGCGACCCTGCGGGCGGTCGTCCAGCGGCACGACGTGCTACGTGCCCGCCTGGATCGGGTCCGGCCGGGTCTGTGGATCGAGCCCGCGGACAGCGTCGACGTCGACGCCCTGCTGAGGGAGGTCCCCGGCGACGCCGAGGCGGCGGCCGAGCTGGACGCAGCCGCCGGCCGGCTGGACCCGGAGAACGGCGTCATGGCGCAGTTTGTGTGGTTCACCGCAGACGCCGACGCGCACGCGGAGGCGCACGCGGACCGGTTGCTGATCGTGCTGCACCATCTCGTCGTCGACGGCGTGTCGTGGCGCATCCTGCTCCCGGACCTGGCCGCTGCCTGGCAGCGGGTTCGGGACGGCCGCGCCCCGGCCGCGACCGCGGTGGGTACCTCCGTGCGCCGGTGGGCGCACGCGCTGGTCGACGAGGCGGCCACCGCGCGGCGGGTGGCGGAACTGCCGGCGTGGCAGGCCGTGGCGCGCGGGAACGAACCGACGCTCGGTGCGCGGGAGCTGGACCGGGCCCGCGATGTCGCCGCCACCGTCGACACGGTGCGGGTCCAGATACCGGCAGCGGTGACGGAAGTCCTGCTGACCACGGTGCCCACGCTCTTCCGCGGCGGCGTCGACGACGGCCTGCTCGCCGGGTTGGCCCTGGCGCTGGCTTGCTGGCGCCGGTCTCGGGGCGTCGCCGCGTCCTCGACGCTGGTCCGTCTCGAGGGGCACGGCCGCGACGAGCAGATGGTGCCGGGCGCGGACCTGGCCAGCACGATCGGCTGGTTCACCGCGATGTACCCGGTGCGCCTCGACCTCGCCGGCATCGACGTCGCGCAGGCCCTCGCCGGCGGCCCGGCCGCCGGCGCGGCGATCAAGGCGGTCAAGGAGCAGGTACGCGCGGTGCCCGCAGGCGGAATCGGTTACGGCCTGCTGCGCCACCTCAACCCCGACACGGCCGCCGTGCTGGCGGGGGAGCCCGAACCGCAGATCGGCTTCAACTACCTGGGCCGGACCTCCGCCGCGGACGTCCCCGCGGACCTGCGCTCCCTGGGCTGGTCACCGGACACGACCCACCCCGACCTGATCGCCGCGCCCGACGGGGACATGCCGGTGCTGTCCGCGTTGGAGATCAACGCGGTGGCGACCACCACCCCCGCCGGCAGTGAACTGACGGCCTACTTCGGCTTCCCCACCGGCGTGCTCTCCCGGGACGAGGTGACCGAGCTCGCCGGGCTGTGGGTGGACGCGCTGGGCGCCCTGGCTCGGCACGCCGCGACCCCCGACGCGGGTGGGCTGACGCCGACGGACGTGCCTCTGGTCAGCCTGGACCAGCGGGAGATCGACACCTGGGAGAGCCGCTTCGGCCGGCTGGCCGCGGTGTGGCCGGTGACCCCGGCACAGTCGGGGATTCTCTTCCACGTTCTCCTGGCCGGCGGGTCGTTCGACCCGTACCACATCCAGCTGGTGTTCCACCTGGCCGGCAAGGTCGACCCGGCGCGGATGCACCGGGCCGGGCAGGCGCTGCTGGACCGCCATCCGAGCCTGCGCGCGGCGTTCGTCCGGCGGCCGGACGGCGACGTCGTGCAGGTCGTGCCGGAGACGGTGGTGCTGCCCTGGCAGTACCTCGACCTGACCGAGGCCGACCCGGCGAGCCAGAAGGAGACGTTCGCGCGCTTCCTGGCGCAGGACCAGACCACCCACTTCGACGCGGATGACCCGCCGCTGTTCCGGCTGGCGCTCGCGGTCCTCGACCCGGAGCGACCCGAGCTCGTGCTGACCGCCCACCACGTCCTGTACGACGGCTGGTCGACCCCCCTGCTCATGCGGGACCTGCTGCTGCTCTACGCCGCCGACGGCGACCCGTCGGCGTTGCCCGCCACCCGCGACCAGGGCGACTTCTATGCCTGGCTCGGTCGGCAGGACGCGCAGAGCGCGGCCCGGGAGTGGGCGGCGGAGTTCGACGGGTTCGAGACGCCGACGCTGCTCGCGCCCGAGTCCGCCGCCGACACGTCGGACGAGACGGCGGGCGTGGCGGGCGGGGCGGACGACGACGGCGCCCGGGACGAGATCGACGTCGAGCTGGCCGACGACGACGCGCACGCCCTGCGTCGCCTCGCCGCCACCTGGGGCATCACCCTCAACAGCCTGGTCCAGGGCGCCTGGGCGCTCCTGCTCGGCCAGCTCACCGACAGCCAGGACGTGGTGTTCGGCGCCACCGTCTCCGGGCGCCCGCCCGAGCTGTCGCAGGTCGAGTCGATGGTCGGGATGTTCATCAACACCGTGCCCGTGCGGGTCCGGTTCGCACCCGGGGAATCCCTCGCCGAGGTGTTCACCCGACTCGCGCGCCGGCAGGCCGCCCTGGCCGAGCACCACCATCACGGCCTGACGGAGATCACGCGGTCGGTCGGCCTGCAGTCGCTGTTCGACACCCTGGTCGTCTTCGAGTCGTATCCGATCGACCGGGACGCCCTCGACGCCGCCACGGAAGCCGCGGACGGCATCGCCTTCACCGGCCTGCAGCCCTTCGCCGGCAACCACTACCCGCTGTGCCTGCTGGCGGCGGCCGACCCGGAGCTGCAGCTGGTCCTGCAGTACGCGCGCAGCGCCTTCGACGAGGCGACGGTGCGGGGCTACGCGGCCCGGCTCGGCCGCCTCCTGCGGCAGCTGGCGAGCACCCCGGACCTGCTGGTCGCCCAGGTCGACACCCTCGCGCCGGACGAACGCGAACGGCTGCTGACCTGGTTCGACGAGCCGGGTGCCGTGGCCAGCGACGCCACCCTCACCGAGCTCGTCGACGCGCAGGTCGCGCGGACCCCGGACGCCATCGCCCTGGTCGCCGGGGACGAGACGCTGACCTACGCCCAGCTGGACGCGCGGGCCCGGCGGCTCGCCCGCGAGCTGACCGACCGCGGGGTGGGGCCGGAGACCGTGGTGGTCGTGATCCTTCCGCGTACCGCGAACGTGGTCGTGGCCCTGCTGGCCGTGCTGCGGGCGGGTGCCGCCTACCTTCCCGTCCACCCCGGTCACGCCGCCAG from Frankia alni ACN14a harbors:
- a CDS encoding non-ribosomal peptide synthetase, whose product is MIPLSFAQRRLWFLHRLEGPSATYNIPFVLRLDGSLDLPALSAAVTDVVARHESLRTLIVESADGAPEQRVLPPEQAGLTVRVVDVAADAVDAAIHGVACEGFDLDTDLPLRAVLLRVAAQHHVLVFVFHHIAADGASMAPFMQDLVRAYSARQRGDAPGWTPLPVQYKDYTLWQRQLLGDEADPDSIAAAQLAYWREELAGAPQPVVLPLDRPRPTAASHRGGHVSFELEPELLTGLGKLAAEHGATPPMLAQAALAVLLHHLGAGNNLTIGSPIEGRADEQLGDLIGFFANTWVLRADLSRNPAFGEVLDQVRTRALAAYDNQDYPFERLVELLNPDRSTAYSPLFQVMLAWQFVWPGIEMPGLRVTPVPTGTGTAKFDLFFNIVPHATGGAHGRLEYAAELFDHATAQAIANRFVRVLRQVVADPAVRVGGVSVLTDAERDLLVASDEPAREGAASTVPELLRAQALRTPDATAVVAGDTMLTYRELDVRASRLASVLRERGIGPDVLVAVALPRSADLVVALLGVLRAGGAYLPIDPAYPAARIELLLTAGEPAMVLTSGAGAADLPAHGLPELRLDELRLDEPGFAEAGAAAQGPHPQPENLAYVMFTSGSTGTPRGVAVTHASVVNGVRELRRAVGVGPGSRMLAATSVSFDVSVFEVFTALAAGASIEIVRDVLELAERDNWSGSTVSAVPTVFSVLLEQLAADGRPARRLDVQTVVFAGEPLSTDLVRRLQEVLPQARVVNAYGQTESFYATTYTLPDHPSLLPDLAEGEATPVGRALAGMRAYVLGPELAPVPPGVTGELYVGGLLARGYHRAAAATAARFVPCPFGPAGARMYRTGDLARWDREGQLTYAGRADTQTKVNGIRIEPTEIEAVLARHPAVGRAAVAVREDAAGTRRLVGYLTPVGTTTGADAGADAGNAAGNGDLWAGASAAELRRFVAERLPDYLVPALFVVLDRLPLTANGKLDRAALPEPEFAGAEYRAPRGAAEQVLAQVYAEVLDTERIGVDDDFFASGGDSIRSIQVVARARARGVEITTREIFDNRTVARLAELVEGRAEQERPTLAELPGGGIGWAPLQPTAAHVLALGSSISRFCMSGLVRMPAGVNRASLVATLRAVVQRHDVLRARLDRVRPGLWIEPADSVDVDALLREVPGDAEAAAELDAAAGRLDPENGVMAQFVWFTADADAHAEAHADRLLIVLHHLVVDGVSWRILLPDLAAAWQRVRDGRAPAATAVGTSVRRWAHALVDEAATARRVAELPAWQAVARGNEPTLGARELDRARDVAATVDTVRVQIPAAVTEVLLTTVPTLFRGGVDDGLLAGLALALACWRRSRGVAASSTLVRLEGHGRDEQMVPGADLASTIGWFTAMYPVRLDLAGIDVAQALAGGPAAGAAIKAVKEQVRAVPAGGIGYGLLRHLNPDTAAVLAGEPEPQIGFNYLGRTSAADVPADLRSLGWSPDTTHPDLIAAPDGDMPVLSALEINAVATTTPAGSELTAYFGFPTGVLSRDEVTELAGLWVDALGALARHAATPDAGGLTPTDVPLVSLDQREIDTWESRFGRLAAVWPVTPAQSGILFHVLLAGGSFDPYHIQLVFHLAGKVDPARMHRAGQALLDRHPSLRAAFVRRPDGDVVQVVPETVVLPWQYLDLTEADPASQKETFARFLAQDQTTHFDADDPPLFRLALAVLDPERPELVLTAHHVLYDGWSTPLLMRDLLLLYAADGDPSALPATRDQGDFYAWLGRQDAQSAAREWAAEFDGFETPTLLAPESAADTSDETAGVAGGADDDGARDEIDVELADDDAHALRRLAATWGITLNSLVQGAWALLLGQLTDSQDVVFGATVSGRPPELSQVESMVGMFINTVPVRVRFAPGESLAEVFTRLARRQAALAEHHHHGLTEITRSVGLQSLFDTLVVFESYPIDRDALDAATEAADGIAFTGLQPFAGNHYPLCLLAAADPELQLVLQYARSAFDEATVRGYAARLGRLLRQLASTPDLLVAQVDTLAPDERERLLTWFDEPGAVASDATLTELVDAQVARTPDAIALVAGDETLTYAQLDARARRLARELTDRGVGPETVVVVILPRTANVVVALLAVLRAGAAYLPVHPGHAASGRLRQILDGARPHLVVVDADTRTLLPSAEIPRLVLDDAHTHREPTAADPVPATGARPAAGPDNLAYVVYTSGSTGVPKGVGITQRTVVNAVRALATQAGMRLGQRVLLAASVGFDVATFELFCALTTGGSVEIVRDVLSLVERDTWDVDVICLVPSALAELVDQLGGRVRPTALNISGEVLTPALVRRVRELWPTARLINSYGPSETFYATGHLLDPGRSYATGVPIGGPFPGLRAYILGPGLTLLPAGTAGELYLAGAGRGYHRRPALTAERFVADPYGPPGSRMYRTGDLALLTADGDLHHMGRIDTQVKIRGYRVEPGEIEAALTAHPHLLQAAVVARRTGDTHLLTAYLVPAPGKTVPSPAELRDHLGERLPDYMIPGAYVPLDRLPLSPNGKLDHRALPAPDLTPATAFRAPRTAREEGLARVFADVLGVPRVGIDDSFFALGGHSLLATRLIGRARAELGIELPIRKIFDLPTVSALAAWSQESAAPRRPGLRRMPVEE